Below is a window of Impatiens glandulifera chromosome 2, dImpGla2.1, whole genome shotgun sequence DNA.
attaaaaaagtaaagtAAAAATATGTGATGTAAGACGTATATCCTCAATAACGTGTTGTAAGACATTAAAAAAATGCAATAGTCATGAAATGTAAATTGTCTATCACATGTAGCGCATTTAAACCATTAAAGCAaaataaccaaacaaaacaTGAATAAAATCTTAGTTTACACTAGTGGAATTTCTAAATAATCTACATTGTAGACACTAAATTTTAACACACCCCAAAATTAAAATCAGTTTGTCCGATCTAGTATGATGTTCATACTTGATTATTGGACTTgtgagtaaaaattaaaaaaaatctttttttggAATTGGCTCGGAGTGACCCTCGAGTAATAGTTCAAacaccaattttcaaaaatactcGAGCTCCATATGTTATCATACATTCATAATAACTgtcttaaaaaatcataaactttgagtataatattgatgTTGAACAAAATATACCAAACAACCAATTTGGGGATTGTTTGTGTGtccaaaatcatttttataaagagtCGGAATTCGAGAAACCTGAAATATTCAGATTGACCAGttcaaaaaatcataaattttgagtataatattgttgttatcAATTGCGTGCCTTCAAAAGggcaaaaacgtaaaaaactgAGTTAAACAAGCGAGTCAGGAGCGGGTCAATGGAGGTCAAGGGGCCAAGTGGCACGCTGaagaattcaaacaaaaaatgcGCGTGTTAACGTCAGGcgcaagattatttgaaaaacaccCAAATTTGGTATATTTGAAGTATTTTTTGTTGAAAAGTTCTAGCGGTTCTCTAGACTTGGAAAGTTCACCAGATCGCTATACTTAACATAATTTGTTGTTCTTAGATGTTTTGGAAATCTTTAAGAGTCCTCTACGATGTTCGTTTGTATTCGGAATGAAGTCGACACTCTTAATACCTTGGAATCGGCAATAGAATACGTTGCGATCAAGACAAGATCAAACCAGACATATCCACGGTGTTATTTTTAGGATTGTGACATATGGTTGGAAAGCTAAGACGTAAACCGTTCGAATGGCACTGGTCCCATGTCAGTATTCAACGACTAAGGTGCTCAATTTAGCTCGACAACCCTATGCAGGTTCAACCACTTCATTCCTAGAGCGAACTGAAACATGGGGTGACTTTGAAAATTCATATCCTTTGTTTGTCTCAATCATTTTGAGAAAACGAGATGCCATTGAAAATTCCATTGAATTAGATTTCATTTGATACCAAGTAGAACTCATGGTTCGCCCTACACCCCAAGTAAGGTCGCCCGTAAACCAAGTTGTTCACTTTGTGATCCTCGCTTCATGAACTTGTGGAATGTCTTGAAGATTTATTTCAACACAAATGTGCAAGCTAATAGACTCACCTTTCCAACGCACCATGACTTAGTCTCGATGGTGGTATGTGTAAAAATTATGGCCATTAGAAGTCTCGGTTGATCCATGTTGACTGAAAACCGAAACTAGTAAAGGCATATCTTAAAAAATGTGTAACTCGGTCTACACTTGACCATTTGCTCAAGAAAATACTCGGTCTACACTTGACCATTTGTTCAAGAAAATACTTAAAGTGTAGCTTGAGCGGTTACTTAAAAGGGAAAAATAATCCCAGGTGCGACTTAAGAGGAAACTAAGTCGGTTCAACTCATCAAAGGAGTTACCGATTTCCCTAAAATCCTTAAGTTATCCTTGCCCAATGGTATTTAAGAGTATTGTCTCATTGAGGGCAAGGCGATTATGACACAAATAATTCATGAGAAAAATTTTCCAGTTATACGAGAGAGAGACTTCAGAGAAAAGCAACCAAAAGAAGAACAATCAAAATGTGTTTCTGACGAGTATTCATCTTCTCTAAAGACCTTGCTTCCATTTCggtttcttcttttcttttgttgCTTCAGGCAGGTCTCTCTTAGCATGTCAATGTTGTAATTCATATAGGACGTTGATTTCGTACAACAACATCGACGATATTCATGTTCTTGaactttgattaattaatttgtattttgttAATTAGTTGAATTGTTGTTTGAATGATTGGTTAACATAATTGCTAAGGTCCTTAGATTAGTTGAGTCTAGTTAGGAAGAGGCTAGGTCGAGACTAGCCTCGTTTCTAGAATTTCTCTTCGTCAGATTCTTTAAGTTTTGGTCGCCAAAGGAAGAACTATCGATCAGTTCTTCAACAACATTCCATGCAATTCATTCGACGCGATGTTGGTACAGTTGAAGCACTAGACGACGAGGAGCACTCCTGTGTTGATTGCGAGGTGATCGCGACATCGGCGAAGAAGATACAGACGATAACCGTCGTCTATTATTCCAGATCTGAAGAAGAGCATTCTTCGCTTTCTCCGTTTTTCATCCTTCTATTTTGAAATGATCTCTAGAGATTGCCATTGTTTCGGCGAGCCTCTGTTGGGATGAATCATGCCTTTCTAAGAGACAATGAAGCCAGGACATAGCTCCAACTTAAGAGAATTCGAATTATATTAAGAGAATTCGAACTTATTTGGCCCCAGACTATTGTTAACGTTCAATTCAGCCCTCCAACTttatattctttcaattttggatataatgttttaattttcaactttttggaaaatttcttaggcttgtttggtttctttttatacaaaaaaactTGTTCTTTCAATATGAGCATCCAAAcgcttttaaaaattttcaaaaattcaggGATGGtcgaaaatattattttcgataaaaataattttttttcataatttatggGACCCGTTTGAAAAATGGCTTATTTTTGAATGCTCATATCTAGAGCTCTATAGCccataaattatgaaattttcgTAGTaggttataaaaatattattgaccTACCtgaaattttttagaatttttggaaCACTATTAGAAAAAAGCTTGTTTTATCGGAGTCATATTGGGTGTCTCGTAACTCCGAAAATTTCCGTAATCCAGAGAAAattgtttctaaaaatattttcgaCATGCACAAGAACTTTCGGGATTTTCTAACTCTTTTAGGGAAATTCTCGATTTTAATTGTAGTATACTTCGGGGGTCCAATTTCCCCTCATCATTTCTTAATCCACATCCCCGTATACTAGTGAAGTCCCTTTAGGGTGTGGGAATCACCAATCATAGGTTAGCTCGGGGCTAACTTCATCGGTTCAAGGTTTGGGAGTTATCGGTCGGATACGAGACTCCTCGGTTCTAGGTTAAAATTTCTCGGCCGAACCTCTCAGTCCTGGTTGAAatttctcggtcggacctcttggtccttAAGAACATTAAAACTACAGGTTTTGTAGTTTTTATTGAGGCTCAGATCCTTTAATCCACGGGTTTGGGTAGCTTCATAAAGCTCCTAGGAACACTATGAACATCATCTTAAGGTTTGATTCAACATGGATGGTGTTTGATTTATCAAAACAGTTTTGATACCAAATTGATTTTTTAGTTGTAATGACTTGTAAGGATCTTggcaatagcttccttatacttcatatgattgattaaTACCAAAAAATTAACACTAACGGTTCATTTAGACCAATtcaaaacttgaaaattttatttttttttgaaattttttattttttttaaacatgatcgagatgTATCATGGGCTGCTGTTCTTGAGAATTAGGTCAAGAACAGAAAACccgattttggatttttttaaattcaaatttggggttTTCTAATTTAGATCTATTGATTGATTTAGCTTCAAAAGAAAACTTACAAATGATCATAGGATCATTTTCCAATCAAAATATTCAACAATCAGACAgtatacaaacttatgaaaattgaaatataaaaatttcaatttcgaACTAGAAGATTGAATTACATGGTGATTGGAAGTTTACctaggattgaagaacactccttaaaCCTTAGATGGAACACAGTTATTAAATCCTTTGGGGATGCTTGCATCCGAGCTTTAAGGACTTACACgaaaataacaaaaatctaGAAGCTTGAGGCTTTAATGGAGAATTTTCTAAAAAGTCGGATTGAATGCTTTAGAGTTGATCTCATGCCTTCGGATCAATCGACCAAGTAGGCTAAATTGAGTCAAACAATCATGATGTTGTTTTGGCTATTTTCTAGCAGTTTCCGGAATAGGCCATAATGACGGGCCTAGGTGTAGGGAAAATGATCActgaagtagggtgatcattttagcTTTTGAACGGAGTCAAAAGGTTGAGAAATGGAAGAGtcccatctttgaaaaatcaaagatggctaTTGTTCGTATCCGCCCAATGATTGCGAGGAAGACGACGAACCGGGgcaaaacaacgtcgtttcggGCATAAACTCAGATGTGGGACACATTGTTGGCCTTCTATCTACATTTTTTTAGTGGTCGAGCGGTCCGTTGCGCTTTGGCTAACAACGATGAGGCGCGCGTTACTCGATCCCCTACTCCGCAAGCGTGTTTTTGCTCCGTTGTAGCGGGCGACGCAGGCAACCCCTAGGTGTTGAATGAAAATCTAGCGCCTATCCGATGACTATGACTCCTGTTGCAGCGATTCCTCCGGGTTTCAGATACACTAgatcacatatttatttttttaatttaaccttaagggtttatttgaaattattttttctttcaccattttggctttatttttaaaaattttaaaatatacaaaaatatttaaaagaaatatgatatttatttcgtcaatttattttatttttgtatattttttgttttaataaataatttattttggataaaatatatacaacatGTTAGGTTCGGGATCGCCGAATGAGACTAGGGGTCTCGCTatggtgaacgcttacacaacacgccggttgatattaactcggttagaagttaatattgATCTCTATACTACGCAaaccgtcacaaactcttgaaccgagttcaagtgcagaactgtTTGTTTCGATTTGAAGCAGCACATAGTTTAGACAACAATAAGAGagtatgaaatataaaagagacacaacacaatattttatgaatgtttgaAGATAAATCTCCTACGTAACCCTTTCTTCTCAAACGTttagaaggatattcactcagAATATTCCAAACAGTTTACAATACGTCGAACGaccgagacttatttactgctcgttttcgatttacaacactcactactcacacagaatagatgAACTTGTAATACACGTGAAATTCTAACACACACTTTGAACTGTTTCACACAAGAGATGATTTGAGATTTCTAATCTACTTCAGAGGTTAGTTGTCTGTGTTCGTTGGATGTATCTCTTGTTCActtgtgtattttttttcttggttGTGTACTAATCTCCTTAAGTAGtaaatatgacaacgatcatatttctcatcttcaacggatacctgcaTGGTATCCCTTTGTTTCTTGATTCTGATTGGTTAAATAGGGAGGTACAACAGGTCATTTAATGCGTTTAATAGTTCCTAAGGAGCAGACCAGCATGTATCTTTGTCTTCTACTGAGTTGATTATATGGAGTAATGTGACAAACATCTACTTCAAGTGGACTTTTGTTAGACTTATACCAAAAGGGGTATCTGAGTATTTTGACAGTCTTCTGCTTCCCAAAagatatcatcagacttgtattaaaatgataataatacaGTCTGTACGTTTGAAAGCTCCCTTCTGTATTGCACTGAAATGGAACCTGCTGGTCGCTCTCAATGTAGATTTATCTTGGCATAAAGCTGGTTCTTACAGAATGTCTTTGTATATTAGCTTGGAATTATACCGAGTAGATTATTGGACAAACCACCGGTTGCACCGTCTTTTTGATATCGGTCAACCGGTCATACTAATGAAGAATAGAAGCCGGTTTCTCTTTCTGAGGTATAACATATTCCTGAGGCCAGTAGAGTCGATTTCTTTAGTTGATGAAGCTAAGCGGTAAAACTATTATTCACTGCTAAGCCGATCCTCTACTGGTTCTGTTTCTTGTGGAGATATCTGATTGAAGATTGTTTAAATGATCCCAGTTTGCGTCGTCTTTTGATATCAGTCAACCGGAATGAGCGGTAAACCGATTCCTGCATTTCCTGCACAAATGAtgaatttggttaagttcttttagatagttaattacttactaattagttatctattttatctagcaatttctttctttttgattatttaatttaaatattcaaaacttgtaattgttggccgcttaagtttaattttggttcaaaatttgatttataaaattttgtgagtTGATTTCCTTAGCACAacatttatcatatattatttattttaattccttttaaatttttgaaaattaatttgagacaaaatagatacaacatttattccaaattattttatttattttgtttggccattatctttaattaatttaagatttaattatcacaataattaatttaattaattgtttaattaggcTTTGGCCTTGgggttaattgttttgattttatttattaaaaaaataatcaaaatgattatttttaaatttataagttatgtatgtagatttttagtgtttacaataaatatatgcATATATGCAACAAATTATtatgtaaaacaataatttgttcGTAATTATATACGTATATGCAGCAAACTATCATGTAAAATTACCATTTATTCATAACTATAAGACATTTATACAAGATTATCAtgtaaaactatattttattcataattattgGCGTATATGCAacaaattatcatataaaactatattttaagAACTACAGTAAACCGCATTACATGTGTGAATACGGTTTACATGAAGATGcaaatggttttacatgaatgtgtaaatgattttatattaaaattatatgcatatatttcagttttcaaggATTTCAAGTCGGATTTCCTCTGTATAATTTAGTTTTCAAGGATTATAAGtcgtatttaaacattaaaccaagcattataaatgattttaacaagttttgtaatcatcttttattttttaagaacttAGTATATCACATTACATGTGTGAAGTATGGTTTACATGATGGTGcaaatggttttacatgaaaacCAACTGCAATATTAAAAGCAATAAAATATGTACATTATCTACTTTAAATGAGTTACCTCCTAGTTTTATTTGCCTTTTCTGATTTCTTCGTCGATTCAATTGAACGATTTGTTTATCTAAATCCTGATTATGAAATAAGAGATAAACGTAAAGcttcaaaaacaaatatgaaataaaacGTAAATCTAGAAAAAACtgaaattagaaataaaacTATGTTTAAAAACCCTTTACTTATCATTTTGGTTGTATAAGACCAGAGCTTTAAAAACTCTTTTCCAAAATGTTTGATATCGGGCAAACGGAAGAGCAACCAAAAGAGAAGTTACTTCAAACACAAGAAAACATAGTTAATCAAGAAGAGAAAACGAGCATTTACGATTTTTAGAAGAAGAGATGCGAACAAGTAGAGCAAACGAACATACACATAAAGGTAGAGAGAGACACAAACCATTTTTCAATGAGCGGGAAagttttttcaatttcatttttttttctatctgACGTGTCATGCCACGTCAGATTCGCTCCATGTGTCAGTCGCCGCCCCCATCATTtctcataataatataataattatattattacagtttataatattgtgataatatcttatagagatattattatatattataacataatgtctcaaactcaagatgaaaatGACTTAAACAACTTAATGTTGAAGAAGAGACTGTGAAATGTTAATATTAGTTCTTCAAGCTTTATAAACTCGTGAGTTTTGAATACATAAAATGACATGATGCCAGTGTCTTGACTGATAAACCAACGAAGAATGTAGAGTCACATAGACATTGAATGATGTggtgaaacaacaaccgaaAAAAACTACAAAGTAACTCGTGAGTCTCGAAATTCATCCAACGACAGTATGGTAGTGTGTCGCCTAAAAATAAAACTAGCGAAAAGGTAGATTCTCATGGGCATAAAATGTTAGAGTGACACAACAACTGAAATCACTCGTGAGTGTTGAGATCCATACAACGAGGTGATGACAACTAGCAAAAAAATCTCATATGATTGgattaagacaaaaaaaaagtatgaacATTGACTACTGGGGTAAAACATCAAcatcaacaaaaacaaaaactcaaAGGATATGATAGAcgaaataaatattcatttctGATTTTTCAATGAGTGAGACGACACTAAATAATCAAACTTTGAATTCTGAAGATTCGAGCTTTCCCTTGTTGTTCTTAATTTTTCACTTTGATTCTGGATTATAAGAGATGttagaatttgtttttttatcggTTTGATATTGAAAATTGGATGGCTGGAGTTAAAAGcctaaataaaaatcaaataaaaaaattgtgacGCTAATAATCATAACTAAAATTTCGAATATATGGAGAGTACGAGTCTTAAATAACCAATTTTAAGACAACAAAAATCtactatattaaattatttaaagaaaattaatctcATTGTAGACTTAGAGCATAAAACTCAAAGTGGAATTATCTTTAAGTAATAGAATCAACTTAATACTAATTAAAATGAGTTGCAAtgagttaaatatataaaaattagaacaTAAAAAATGTTCACTCATTACTCCGCCAAAAACATTACATGAAACATTGTCCCTTAAAACAATAATCCAAATGTTCTAGAATTTCACAAGTGCTCATATTAATTGGGAATCACATTTCCTTAAAAGTGcacataatcttatttttagTGTCcgaatcaaattattaaatgacACATGTGaatctttatattcatttttttccgcttaactcataaacttaaatatGGTTAAGAATTTAaaggaataaataatatattaaattattatatattttatttttaaaggaataaataatatattaaattattatatattttatttttactaacaataatataatcatcttaaattattattaattaaatatgtatatatcttaaattattattatttaaatatatatatatatatatattaaattatcatttatgagaaataacaaaataattttaaaaatgtattacgtgatatatatttaataacatgtgatagataatattattgtgatatatttaattaataaaaatttaaaactattatgttattcctctttaaaaaatatatatatatatatatatatataataatttaatgtataattaatattaatatcgataatattaatgtaatatatatttaattaataaaaaattaaaattattatgttatttttcctaaaaaatttatatataataattttatgtgtAATTTTCTCCTTTAAATTCTCAACAACATAtcatatcaatatttaattaataataatttaaatgattatattattttttagtaaatacaaaatatattataattaaatatattattttttcttttaaattctcAACCATAATTAAGTTTATGAGTTAAGTGGGAGAAAAAGGAATTTAAAGGTTGACATGTGTCAATTAGTAATTGGATTACCGGTATGAGTACCATCAAACGAACCGGTCTTTACTTCTTTCTTTTGTCATAGTTAACACAAATTAATAATGTACAACATTCATTTTTCTCGTTTAAAGATAATTCCAGATAGTTTAAAGAAACTAGACTTGCCTAATAAATTAGGTTCTTAGATTCAATTTCTACTAAAAGTCTTGAATAAAAGTATTAGGAGGTCATAATTGTGAAGAGTCGTGATATAttcattcatacacataaattctatttaaataaataaaactactCTTGCTTAGAGTTTTTTCTATCATTCTCTTAGTATCCTAGTTGTCACCATCATATATAGAATAAGACACAATAAGTTACACTCATCAGTTGTAACCTCGTCTAGTTGGCTCTCTATTGTTTCACCCTCATCATCTTGCCTAATCTTAAGGGATCTAAGTGGGACatgtaaatattttgtttgttttagtgatttttattttataaatgtggCTTGTTGCAGTCTCTATTCTTTTATATCATAAAACGAAAATGAATGTAATAGAAGTGTGCATAAAAGGCTATATAAAAACATTAGAAAGTGGAGTTGGTAACAAATGACATAGAGTAAGAAAAAGCTTTATAACTTCATTAGAAGAAGTTGGAGTAGTTGGTATATGATAAGACATGGAGGTTATCAAAAGATACCTccatttttataaacaaaattaaaatacacccttcaaatcaaaacaaaagacaaacaaaaagaaaagaaaaacacaacAACAAGATTCAGCCAAATTTGGTTTTAGAGAATGGAAGCTTGTTTCCATTTCTTTCTTCTATTGAGGCAAAGGAATATCTGCCAAATCTTCTCTGTATGGAACAAAGTCTTCGTCATAGACATCCTTCCCGTTCTCCATTCTCGTTTGCTGAGTGTTGTTGTTAGGATCGAACTTTGACGTGTCGATGAAAGTGACCATTTTGTCCTTGCGAAACATAAGGTATATAACCGATATAACATAGATAGCCATCACTGGAAATACGAGGATTGCTATGAAAACATTTGCTACTTTAGGAAGGCTGCTATGTATTAACCACCCCACAAAGGCTGTGCTCAAGTAGTAGATATTTATGCCGACAATTCCCAATCCCAAAGTCCACGAGAACACGATAATCTGCGACAACAATTTCATATAAGTTTGACCTTTTAGGgtttttattgtaaatttgttaAATGTAAAGGATGATTGACTCACATATATAGAGTTCTTGTGTGGTCCCATTTTGGTAGCACTGCTGCTGAACTTAAGAAGTGGTATAAGAGCAAATGGGAGTTCAAATGATAGTATCATCTGcacaatataaatttatcatttatttcttgtttgtttgtttataaatgtatataaaaaaagtatataagtGAGAATTACCGAAGCGATTATAATAAGGCGACCCGCTCCTGCAGATCCGCCTATGATAGACACAACAAGGCTGGGGGCGATGGCGATGCACCTTGTTAGCAAGTTCCTTATCCATTGCTTCATCTTAAGGTCAAGAAAACcctgttttattttaaataatagaaattCACCAAAGAGAATTAATACATGAATTAAAAGAACATTATGGATTAATATTGcatgatttttatttgttaaccTTATCAACCACATAGaactatatattgtttatatttttttgcaaATTTGTAAAATTGTTTGGTCTTTCACAAGGACATAATTTGATTTGCAATATGCAAACTCTGAATATTATTGTGAAAACATAATTCCATTTTCTTGGGAAAAAAAATCCTTAGAAGAGTTAGTGACAATGTCTAacataaacaattaattgaGAAGAGTAAAAAGTACAAAACTAAAAGAGATGTATACAAATTTCATATTGGAATTAATTGTGAcctaaaaaatcaataaatgaatggtcttttattattatgaatgttCACCATTTTTTTgcaataccaaaaaaaaaattagattaataaaataaggttTCATCTTAAAAAAAAGTGGCCCGGGCCGGCTTAATTTATACCAAAACATGTTTGTCTTGGTCTATTTGTTAATTTCCCACTAGATATTATCCTGGAGGGTTTTAAATACTCTTATTTGTACTGACACTCCAAGttcttaacaataataataataaaaaggcttgttaaaataaaagtttaagaaTGAATTACACAATTATTGAATAGTTTGAAGGCTTATTTATgggtatatataattaaaacatgaaaaattaaaaatacctGCATAATGAATTGACCAGCATAAGTTCCAGTAATGGTGGAGCTTTGGCCTGAGGCCAATAATGCAATACCATAGAAAATTGAGCCGGACTTTCCTAATACATTCTGCAAGAGatgaacataaattattattcatgattcacataatgatttattttattatggaaagtttaattaaataatctatagATAGGATACTTGCCTGAAGAAGGAAAGAAGCTGAGTTTAAGGTAAGATCGCTACACTTCTCTATGGTGTCGGTAGATAGGTTGTCGCCTTGACATACTGTCCCCGAAACCGACACTACCGCCACATTGATCAACAACGCTACCAACAAAGCGAATCCACTCTCGATCAGGAAGTATCGACAAGCATCCTGtaaaacatttcaaaatattgTCATTTCATTGATCATTAAGACGACTCATGTGTGACTAGTTATTAATTGAtctttatattgtttttatagaCAATCGATTGTGACTTCTTAACTAAAAGTTCATtgtattttcttctttttcttttttgtatAGTATTGATCTATTTGGAATTTGAGTTGAGTGTATATTTGAATGTGTTTATGTTATGTCTTGAAATATAATCTCATTTAGATCCATATCAGGATGAATTAACTACAAAATAAAATGGTTATTTATTTTCAACTATTACTCATCTAAATTCAGAAAAAGGCTTAAATAGTATTTTCAAATGAGCTCATTTTACCGCTAGTCATTTTCCCTTACTTTATAAGATTTgggattattttgaaataagaaaaaaaatattgatggaGGAAAAAGTAAAGTATTTTGTGaccaaaatatcataatattttaattttttataaaatataaaatatgagtaaTTTGATTAAAGTAATTGATGATGACATATAGAATACTTCATAACTTACATTTATTCCTCTCTTAGAGCTTGGAATTTTCCTAGAGAGAACAAGAGCTGAGTGTAGAAACAAATTATGCCTGTCCATTTATAAATGTTAGagaaatctaaaaaaaaatcaaatttaaaaaataaaaatatggttTGGGGTATACGGCATGACAAGAGCACCCAATAAAGCGATTGCATCGCCAGTTGCCTCGTGGCCTTTAAGCTTGGGAATAAACATGCCCTTGAGTACATCTTTCGCCGGAGGTTTTACGAAACTCATTTCCGCGAAGAAACAACCGGCCATAAGAAATACTAGAATCGATATCAACAATTCTAGTTTTCTCACCTATCAAGATTACAATTTGTAtg
It encodes the following:
- the LOC124926974 gene encoding metal transporter Nramp5-like; this encodes MAGNVEQQALAAPGTGGSSKRIAALNLDGDTPTHIISSDPSKDEFHHQKHEQQKPGWRNFLSYVGPGFLVSLAYLDPGNLETDLQAGANHRYELLWVILIGLIFALIIQSLAANLGVCTGKHLSELCKAEYPIYVKYCLWLLAEVAVIAADIPEVIGTAFALNILFHIPVWVGVLITGLSTLLLLGLQKYGVRKLELLISILVFLMAGCFFAEMSFVKPPAKDVLKGMFIPKLKGHEATGDAIALLGALVMPHNLFLHSALVLSRKIPSSKRGINDACRYFLIESGFALLVALLINVAVVSVSGTVCQGDNLSTDTIEKCSDLTLNSASFLLQNVLGKSGSIFYGIALLASGQSSTITGTYAGQFIMQGFLDLKMKQWIRNLLTRCIAIAPSLVVSIIGGSAGAGRLIIIASMILSFELPFALIPLLKFSSSATKMGPHKNSIYIIVFSWTLGLGIVGINIYYLSTAFVGWLIHSSLPKVANVFIAILVFPVMAIYVISVIYLMFRKDKMVTFIDTSKFDPNNNTQQTRMENGKDVYDEDFVPYREDLADIPLPQ